Genomic segment of Catenibacterium mitsuokai:
TATCCATTCTTTTTCTCCTTATTAAAAAGGCAATGAATCATTGCCTTATTGATCAATTTCTTTTCTATAAATGTCAAAGCTGCTTACTATCATCGCAAATAAGAATCCAGTTGATACAAAGAAGATAGTATAATCGAGTAATCCATGAATATAAATCATCACAATATAGCCTACAATTAAAGCAACAAGAGTAGGATTACACTTAGTTCTTAATAAGCGATATAAACGTTTAATATTTTCAATGAAGAACGGTGCAATCACTAATAATCCTATAATCCCAAAACATAAAACAGGATCAATAAAGATATTATGTGAATGCTGTGTAGGATGCCCATTATATTGTGCATAAATATGCCAATATGTCATAGGTCCTTCACCAAATAAGAAATGTGTCTTAATGTTTTGAATAGCAACTTCCCAGATATGTTTTCTTACCCCTAAGTATTTCACAATATTGCTCATACGTGGAATATATTGAGGTTTTGCGATAAAGAAACCAACACCAGCTGCACCTACAGCACAAATACCACCAAAACTCTTATAATTACGATTAAACAACAACATAATCGCAAGGCCACCAGCAAGTGCAGGCCATGCAGTACGACATCCTGTTAAATATAGACAGAATAAGTTAAGTAATGTAATTAAACCAATAATCACTATTTCTTTAA
This window contains:
- a CDS encoding O-antigen ligase family protein, coding for MDIIKNLKSRFDSVQCDFLIAIAAIFLPFYITVVIHAIIFFKWIKQGEVKKGYEETKRSKYIIFFSALIFLTSVFYQNWPGAGVSLGYLMLYSMTLVYRRHASEELFDTMLNIVIGLSVFASVWAIIEYIFILRQFDLEGWYLVVFNAPQYRTNAMFFNANYYAMMIEFFVAICFYKFLKYTHNHGFMNHIKEIVIIGLITLLNLFCLYLTGCRTAWPALAGGLAIMLLFNRNYKSFGGICAVGAAGVGFFIAKPQYIPRMSNIVKYLGVRKHIWEVAIQNIKTHFLFGEGPMTYWHIYAQYNGHPTQHSHNIFIDPVLCFGIIGLLVIAPFFIENIKRLYRLLRTKCNPTLVALIVGYIVMIYIHGLLDYTIFFVSTGFLFAMIVSSFDIYRKEIDQ